The following DNA comes from Ricinus communis isolate WT05 ecotype wild-type chromosome 10, ASM1957865v1, whole genome shotgun sequence.
TTGGTACGTTCAGGTTCTTCCGTCATTCAATTACATCTTCCTGTGACATTGGCTATGCCTGGAGAGCTGCTGCTTGGGCGCTTGGTCTGAATTCTGATGCTTTAAGCTTAGTCGCTTTCCCATTTTTGGTGTGCACTCCTATTATGTTTCATGAGCTTGAAGAATATGGTTATTCTAGCAATTCAATATATAGGCATAGCATCTGCCTAAGCTTCCTTTTCCAGCAGCTAATCACTGTGTGTTGGTGGGTGAGGATCGTAATTTTGAGTAAATTTCTTTCACTCGATCCCTGAATTCAAGCATATTTTCTACTCTGGTCCTTAAGTTTCAATATGTATCATAAAACTCCTTGTACTTTAATATAGTGACGGTAAAATTCCTTTTGCTTGGTTCTAAAAAGTTCACCGTGAAGCTAAGATATAATATCATGGCTAACATAAATCTAACGTATGTATGAATTTAACAAATTCATATTAGTATCAATTTGGTCAAAGTTTTGTGAGAATCAAGCTAAAagagaattaattattaaaataaaaaaatataaggaaatTTGTGATATAGGGCTGCAGATGAAATTTACCCAGTACTTCAAAACCTTCTATTATTATCTGTTAGTAAACGATACACTAATGCAATTTAAGCCTCAAGAGGAAACTTGTACAATCATGTGATTTCATAGagcttaaattttttatggaaAGAGACTGCAAAATCTACTTGCAGTCAGATATAACACTTTAGGGGGTAAAGATAAGAGTAAAGAGTACACTTCCTTTCATACAAATGTATTGTTACTGATTAGATGTATTGCGGTTCACATAGGGACACCCTACTTTTAAAGTCTAATGAAACATAGCACCATACAGCATGTGCATCAAGTGGATGACTCGAGGGCTTACCAAATTGGAATGCGGTTAAAAAGAGCAGATAATAATGCAGAATACATTTGAGAATTCTGCAGAGAGAATTCTATCTAGCTTATCAGCAGCAAATTCTTCTGTTTCCACAGCATCCAGCCTGCATCGGACcttatttttgataattagCTATGCGAAGCCCTAGGTTCCTAAGTCATTTCAAGGGGACAGTAGAGTTTTGAAGATCAAATATAGGCATCAGAAACAGGTATTTACAAGGTCAATACCCCAGCTTTTTTCGCCCCTTTGTAAATGGCCAAACCTTTCAGTACACTGTCTAAGACTTGCTAACCAACTAATGTTTCAAGGAGGATACCTTTAAGGCTTGGCGTCAATTTTGCCCACCACATTGTCCAACAAGCCACATGGTATTGTCCGGGACGTATGTAATTAAAGAGAGTATTGATCAGGGCAGCAGAACTCGATAAACAACAATaaggaaaaagataaatagTTAACAGCAAAGAAGCAGCAAGTAAAAGGCTCCAACCTGTGCTCAGACAAGCCCAACTTTATAGAAACACTGAACCTATTTTTAGCACAGCAGAAGTTATGCATCTAAGTGGTTTGTCATAAATGGTCCTCAGATCATCCCTACCCGTGTAAACATGCCACACACTAGTTCTTCAAGTTTCACTAAGAAAAATGTTATGTTATTACTAATTATAGAATTTCAGTTGCCAAAACCTGCAGTGAAACAAGCTAGTCAGAACTCCACCAGAGTAGCATTTTCTCAGACCTAAACATGGATGGACTAGAAATCTCCAGGTAAAAAGCTGCAAATGCGTCCAAGAAAAACAAGGATGTGATTTCACTTGTGGCTGTACCATGGATCAAGCAAAGTTTGACAAGATGTTCTTCTTGAGCGTGAGCTCATCTGCCTTTACGTCACTGATTGACTGTATACACAAAATAGTAATCATGAAGAAATATTCAGACTAGGCAAATAGTTTGGAAGTTGTGTCCGCGAATTTGCACATgctatatatcaaattttattttaccaaAATATGAGAACATTAACAAGTGGCTTAATAATAATCCATGTAGGAATAACTTGCAGCAGACTGATATTCACAGAAATCTCCAATATGTTTATTAGCTTGCTAGCAACTATTGGACTTACCAGAggacataaaaaaatttgtagcAAGAAGTCGAATATAACTTTGTGGCTAAATCATGCTGCCCATTATGTTATGGTATTCTATCATCTTCATTGTAAGATATCACCTCATAAAAGTAGATTGTGAAAGAAACTTTGAAATCATGTTTATCAAGAAGCCGCACATTGTCTATGTAGCTCCCACCTTGTGGTCTCTTAACAGAAACTCATGCACAAATGGGACATTAGAACTATAAACTTACTGAGTCCAAAAAGATGCGGTGGTATAAGGATTACTTTTCCATCACTGTCCCGACATAGTTGCGAAAAAGAGATGGAGAATATAGAAGTACTAAAGTACTAAGTAGCAAACTAGAGAAATGCATTTAAGTTGTGTGTTTCAAGCACTTATTGATTTCGATGAGTTACTGCATTCAAGTTATATCACCAAAGaagataaatttgaaatcAGATACGTTACCTTTTCAAGTACACGCTCAAGCCGCTGGATTTCATTTTTGGGGTAATCTGCACCTTTATCCAAACATTTATTGGCAGCCTTCAGATAGATCTTGCCATATCTGAGAACCAAGCacagattaaagaaaaagtagttAATAGACTTTCGAAAGTGAGTGCAATACGTAATTAGACTAGGAAGTTTGCTAGATGTTTTCAGTTGTATAGCATTCCAGTACATCAATGGATTGAACTTGCTTCACTCTATTTTGATGAAGAAGCTGAAAATTGGTTCCAAACTTTGGAGTGTCCATTCCCAGCTAAAGCAGTTCAGTGATAAATGTAACATTTAGTTTTGTGAAATATGCCCAGTGCTCTTGTATATTAGATGAATATGATATGACAGCTATGCAATATAACACTCAAAGAATATAAGTATAGTACTTCAGATATTTGAAACATCAAGAATAAAATTAGGATATTAACCTTGCAATGGTACCCTTAAGCTTCTCAACTTCTTCCTCCATCTGGGCAaggatttctttctttttgtcatTGTCAGCACTGATAAACTCTTTCACCAAGTTCTCCAAAGTAGCAACTATACCAGCCTAGATGAACAACACAAAAAATATGCATTTAGGTGCGAATATCATATATAGGAGAATGGAATATCATGTAATATCATACGCTTAAAAAAGTATTTCACTAGCCTTTGAAGTAAGTTTCCCTTTCTCATCACGACTAGTAGCACATCTGTCATTGATGAAAGTTACAAAGTCATTCAAATCCCTTCCACCACCATAGTCTTCACCAGCTTTGTTGCTCTTCGGAAAGAATTTCAGAGTAGGATAACCACTTACACCATACCTGCAATTTCAGTTCCATCAGATGTCAGTCTTTATCCTCATATTTGAGCCATTATTTTTAGAtgataaaattcataatttggatagaaaacaaccattaaaataaatataaaaaagtaattttattggACTCACTTTTCAGCTAACTCTCTGTATTTGTCAGCATCAACATTAGCAATAACGACATCTTCCTCCAATTTAAATGCCGCAGCAACCTTTTCATAAGTCTAGAAAACATAAACAGACGACAATCTTAGCATGAGTGTTCTTCAAACAAAGATGAATATTGGAAATAGCAATTAACAAAATCAGATTATACACTTACTGGGGCAAGTTGTTTGCAATGGCCACACCTGccaataaatattagagaagaaataataaaaaatattaattgtgAACATTATCGAATGATTCAAAAGGACTATCGGAG
Coding sequences within:
- the LOC8269806 gene encoding probable protein disulfide-isomerase A6, giving the protein MWSSKLMFEISISLAALLLFASSVLADDVVVLTDDNFEKEVGKDRGALIEFYAPWCGHCKKLAPEYEILGTSFRKAKSVLIGKVDCDAHKSLCSKYDVSGYPTIKWFPRGSLEPKKYEGARTAEALAEFVNSEGGTNVKIAAVPSNVLVLTPDNFNQVVLDETKDVLVEFYAPWCGHCKQLAPTYEKVAAAFKLEEDVVIANVDADKYRELAEKYGVSGYPTLKFFPKSNKAGEDYGGGRDLNDFVTFINDRCATSRDEKGKLTSKAGIVATLENLVKEFISADNDKKKEILAQMEEEVEKLKGTIARYGKIYLKAANKCLDKGADYPKNEIQRLERVLEKSISDVKADELTLKKNILSNFA